The Desulfovibrio psychrotolerans genome includes the window CCGGAAATCAGCAGGGCAAGTGCGGCACAATAGTGCCTGAGAGGGGTAGAATGAGATAAACGCATGTCATGCCTCGTTAAAATTCAAGATAATACAGGGCAAAAAGTCCGGCAGGGTCTTCCAGCAGACCGGAAAGAGCACGCTCTATGAGCACGCCGTGCCCCATGGTGCCGGAAACAAGAAAGAGCACCAGGGCAGCCATGCACGCCACCGCAGAAAAAGAATACGCCCTGCGGGCAAAGCCCATCCAGCCGTCGTCCAGAGAAAGGAAAAAGACATCGTCCATAACGGACGCCACAAGCCCCGTGCCCGAAGCATATTCCAACCGTACCGCCGCATCCGTCCGCCCGTGGGCGTGGACATGCCGCAGAAACATCATGAACCGTTCCAGACGATCAGTCATAGTCCACCTCCGTAATTCCGGCCCTTCCGAGTATATCCTTGAGTTTCCTGCGCGCCCTCAGTGCCCGGACCTTCACGTTCACCTGCGTCCAGCCGAGCAGGTCAGCCGCTTCTGCCACGCTTTTCTCCTCAAGGGCGGTAAGGGTTACTACCATCCTGTCTTCCGGCGAAAGCTGCCCCATGGCCCACCGCAGCACCTCCTGTGCCTCGGCCTTTCCGGCTTCCGACTGATAGGTGCGCATGGCAGTATCCGCCATCACGCGGTCCATCAGTTCCACCGAATCCATGGACAGGTTCCCCGCCCCCACCTCGCGGGAACGATACTGTTCCCGCCAGAAGTCATAGCAGCACCGCACCGCTATCCGGGCAAGCCAACCGGCAAACCTGTCTCCGCCCTTGTAGGAAGCCAGCCCGCGATACGCGTTCACAAAGGCATCGTGAGCCACTTCTTCCGCCCGGTCATAAGGAACATGCCCGGCCACAATACGGGCCACATGCCGCCTGTGCCGGGTCACAAGCGATTCAAAAGCGTTCACGTCACCGCGCAACACATTCTGCACAATAATATCATCTGGCAAAGACAACGCAGTACCTCTGTTTCGGACAATCAGTCATGGGCAATCCGGTGACTACCCCTTAGACGATACCCGCCCGGCAGAGGTTACACGGCACAGGGCAAAAAGACCATGGTGCACAGCACCCGCACCGCACCTTCCTCAGGCCGCTCCTGCAAAAAACCCCGCACGGGCAACCATGCGGGGCGTCTGTAGTATACTGCGCGCACCAAGTACATCAGGCATAGTAAAGGCATAAGGCGCACCGCGGCCACCGGGCGCATCAGCTGCCCCCGGCATCAGCTTATTCGAGCATAGAACGCAGGGTGGCGGCAATGCCGCACTTGTCTATGCCGAGCATGGCGCGCAACTCCTTCTGCAGACCGTGTTCCACAAAGGCATCCGGCACACCCAGCCTGCGCACGGTCAGCCCGTTCAGAGCATCATTGTCCGCCAAAAATTCCAGTACACCCGATGAAAAACCGCCTATCAGGGCATTTTCCTCAATAAGCAGCAGTTTCTCATGGCTGCGGGCTATTTCCAGCAACTGCTGTTCCGGCAGAGGCTTCACGCAGCGTGCGTTGAACACCGTGACCTGAACCCCCGTCTGGGCAGCCACCTCACGGGATGCCTCCAGCGCGGGATGCACACGCGACCCCACCACAACAACCGCCACCTTGCTCCCCTGCTCCAGCACCTCGCCTGTGCCGATGGGGAATATGAGCGGCATGGCCCGCAACGGCACGCCGTATCCGGCTCCACGGGGATACCGTATAGCCACGGGACCGTTGTGCGCAAGCGCCGTCGCCATGCAGTCCGCCAGTTCGGATTCGTTGCCCGGCACCAGCACCACCAGATTGGGAATATGCCGCAGGTAGCTCAGGTCGAACACGCCGTGGTGGGTGGGTCCGTCTTCGCCCACAAGCCCGCAACGGTCCAGACAGAACACCACAGGCAGGTTCTGCAGACACACGTCGTGCACTATCTGGTCATAGGAGCGCTGCAGAAAGGTGGAATATATGGCCACAAAGGGCCTCAGTCCCTGCGTGGCAAGTCCGGCGGCAAAGGTCACGGCGTGCTGCTCGCATATGCCCACATCCACAAACCGTTCGGGAAACTGCTCCGCAAAGCAGGCTGTTCCCGTTCCTTCCGGCATGGCGGCTGTAATGGCGATAATGCGCTTGTCCGCGCGCGCCATGCGGCACAGGGCAGAGCCGAACACATCGGTATAGCTGGGCAGATTGCTCAGCGCGGCAAATTTTTTGGCCTGCCCCGTTTCCGGCTCAAACTGGCCCACTCCGTGAAAATATGTGGGGTTGGACTCCGCAGGCGGATACCCCTTGCCCTTCTGGGTCATCACATGGAGCAGCACCGGCTCATCAAGCTCCTTGCACAGCTCAAATGCCCGCTGCAAATCCTTTATGCTGTGCCCGTTCACCGGCCCCATGTAGTTGAAATGAAAGGCTTCAAACAGCATTCCGGGGGTGAAGAAGCTCTTCAGGCTGTGCTCACTGCGCTTGGCATAATTAAGCATTTCCTCGCCTATACCGGGCACGGACCCCAGCACCGTCTCCACATCCTTCTTGAACCGGCGCACCCAGCGCGAGGAAAGATTGCGCGACAGAAAATGAGACAGGGCACCCACGTTGCGGGAAATGGACATCTCGTTGTCATTAAGAATGACCAGCAGCTTGCGGTCCATATGGCCCGCCTGATTCAAGCCCTCAAACGCCAGCCCCGCCGTCATGGAACCGTCGCCGATAACCGCCATCACCTCGTGCTTTGCGCAGGCAAGGTCGCGTGCCATAGCCATGCCCAGCGCGGCGGAAATGGATGTGGAAGAATGCCCCACGCCAAAATGGTCATACGGGCTTTCAGACATCTTGGGAAAACCGCTCACGCCGCCCTTGGTGCGCAGGGTGTGAAAACAGTCGCTGCGTCCGGTAAGCAGTTTCCACGCATACGCCTGGTGCCCCACGTCCCAGACAACCTTGTCTTCCTCAAAATTAAAGCAGGAGAGCATGGCAACGGTAAGCTCCACAACGCCCAGCGAAGGGGCAAGGTGGCCGCCGTTATGCGACACGGCCTGTATAATGGCCTGTCGCAACTCCGCTGCCAGTTGTTCAAGCTGCACCGCATCAAACGACTGAACATCCCGGGGCGACCGTATGGTTCCCAGCAGCCCTTTCGGCATTCCCGATCCTGTCATGCACACATCCCGCACAATAGCTATCTTCCTGATTTCCTGTACTCAACTCTTCAGCAAACAGCTGCGCCAAACCGCATTGCACGGGTCAGCAGCCACGACAATCTGCTACGCACAGAGCAACTTACGCGCTTACGATACCCTGTCAACAATGTATTGCGCCAGCGAACGCAGGAAGTCCGCATCACCGCCCGAATAGGGCCGCAGATGCTCCACCGCCCTGTCAACATGCTCCTGCGCTATCTCCCGGCTCCGGGCAATGCCCAAAAGACTGGGGTAGGTTGTCTTGCCCTGCGCGGCATCGCTGCCCACGGGCTTGCCCAGTTGCGCCTCATCGCCCACTTCATCCAGAATATCGTCCACAATCTGAAACGCCGCGCCAATAGATTCGCCGTACACACGCAGCCGCCGCACATCGTCCCCGTCCGCCCCGGCAAGCATCGCCCCGCTCACGCAGGCGGCGCGGATAAGCGCCCCGGTCTTCATGGCGTGCATGCCGCGCAATTCGTCGTAAGAAACACCGCTCCGGGCCGTATAGTCCATATCCAGATGCTGGCCGCCCACCATGCCGCCGGAACCTGCCGCCACGGCCATTTCCGTCATGGCCCGCACAACCCTGTCCGCCGGAACGGTTTCGGCAACTGTTCCCATCAGCGCAAACGCCTCGGTCAGCAGTCCGTCCCCTGCAAGTATGGCTGTGGCTTCCCCAAACATCTTGTGGTTGGAAGGCTTGCCCCGCCGCAGGTCATCGTCATCCATGGCGGGCAGGTCATCGTGGATGAGCGAATAGGTGTGAATGCACTCTATGCCCGCCGCAAACGGCAGCACCGTGCGTCCGTCCAACCCCATCACCCCGGCGGCAGTCATGCACAAGACAGGACGTAGCCGCTTGCCACCCGCCAGCAGGCTGTACTCCATGGCCTCCAGCAGCCCCTGCGGAATGCCGCGCCCGTGCAGGCAGCGGGCCAGATACGCCTCCACCGTGCGGGCGCATGCACTCAGCCGTTCCTTAATCTCCTGCGGGGTCATCCTCGGCATCCTCACTTACACCAAAGGGTTGCAACGCCCCCTCCGAAAAAAGGGCAATCTCGTTCCGCGCTTTCTCCAGCTGATCACGGCAGGCCTTGGCCAGCGCAATACCTTCCTTATACAGGGCCACACCCTTTTCCAAAGGCTGGTCGCCGCGTTCCAGCTGCTCCACCACGCTCTGCAAACGCTTGAGCTGGTCTTCAAAATTTTCTTTCTTCGCTGCCATGTTTTTCTCCTCGCCGTGCGCCGCATGCCTGCGTCCGCCCGCCGTCACATGCCGCACCAGCGGCTGCTGTTCTGTCCGGCGCCGCCTACTCTGCGGCAAGCAGGGGCAGCGGGTCAACCAATTCTCCCTGAACGGAAAGCCCGAAATGCAGATGCGGCCCCGTCACCCTGCCCGTGCTGCCCACCATGCCCACCACCTCGCCGCGCCGCACCCTGTCACCGGGAGCCACGCCTATGGCGGACAGATGAAAATACATGCTCACCACACCCTGACCATGATCTATGTAAACGGACTTTCCTGCAAAAAAATGATCCTCCGCCAGCACCACTTCACCGTCTGCGCAGGCGCGAATGGCTGTCCCCTCCGCGCCGCGCAGGTCCACTCCCATATGGGGCTTGCGCGGCTTGCCGTTAAAATAGCGCGTCAGCCCGTAAGCGCTGGAAACCTGTCCCGGCACCGGACGCAGCATGGGCAGCTCCCACTGCCGCAGCACCTCCATACGGGAAAGCGCCGCCACTACCCGCGCACGCTCAGCGGCATGGCGGTCCAGATCGTCCTGCGCCACTTCCACATACTTGCGGTCCACGTTCAGGTGCTGCTCCGGATACTGTCTGGAAAGCAGAGACAATTCCCGTTCCACCGTCTCCCGTCCTGCGGCTGTCCGCACAACGGCACGCAGGGTGCGCGGCTCCTGCTCACTGCCATGCGGCACCCCCAGCAGCACTGCACCGCGCCACGCGCCTTCATGCGCATCCATCTGCACGGGCACCGTCTTCCCATTCCACAGAACGGAAACTTCCGGCGGCTGCCCGTGTTCTCCAGTTGCCGCACCGTCATCCCCGGACGATGTCCCGTCTGCCGGATACGGCAAAAGGGGCTGCCCTTTAGTTGCCCATCCGGCAACCACAACCTCCGCCACAAACGGCTGTCCGGGAAACACCTCCTGCGGCACCGCCAGACTCACCCGTTCCGGACTCTGCGCCCCGGCCCACACAGGAGAAAGAGAAAACAGGCACAGTGCCAGCCCTATCAAAACTCCCCGGCACCCCCGACTCCACCGACAGCACCGGCACCACCGGAACATCCCTTCCTTCCGCACGCCTACTCCTTCCCTTTTTCCCTACGGGCAAGGCCCGTCACATCCGCCTGCACCACACCGTCACGCACGGCAATGGTAACCCCATCACCCGGCAGCACCTCTTCCACGCTGCGCAAAAAGGTTCCGTCGCGCTTGCGCACCAGACTGTACCCCCGCTCAAGCGGACGCATGGGGTCCAGCGCGGCAAGCTGCACGGCAAGCCGCTCAAACACCTGCTCGCCTTTAAAAATCTTCATGGCGGCTGCCCTGTGCAGGCGTTCACCCAGCGCATCCACGCGCGCCTGCCCCTGCTCAGCCACCTGCGGTCCGAACGCCGCCTTCAGCCTTGCGGCAACCGCCTGTACACGCCCGTCAGCCCGGACAAAAACTCCCTGCACTCCGCGTTCCAGCCTACCCGTAAATTCCGCCAGCCGCTCATCCAGCCGCCGCAGCCGTTCGGCAGGAGAAAGCCACGCAAGCCCCCTTCCCAGTGCCGCCACCGTGGCCTCGCGCTCGCGCATGGTACTTTCCCACCGCCGTACAAGACGCATCTGCAACTCATCCACCGACTGCGCCAGCACCGCCCGCTCCGGCCACAGCATCTGCGCCGCATGGGTCGGTGTGGCGGCCCGCACATCGGCCACAAGGTCCGCTATGGTCACGTCCACCTCATGCCCGACCCCGGAAATAACCGGCACCCGTGAAGAGAATATGGCGCTGGCCACACGCTCGTCGTTAAACGTCCACAAATCTTCCAGTGAGCCTCCGCCGCGTATCAGCGCGATAACATCCGCCCAGCCGTGTTCATTGACCTGCTGAATGGCCCGCGCAACTTGCTCCGGTGCGGCATCGCCCTGCACCAGTGCCGGATACACCCGGATGGAAGCCCCCCAGCCCCGCTCCCCCGCAATACGCAGAAAATCGCGTATGGCAGCCCCCGTAGGAGCCGTTACCACCGCCACTCTGGCAGGATGGTAGGGCAGCGGCCGCTTGCGCTGTGCGTCAAAATATCCCTTTTCCGCCAGCGACCGTTTAAGCGCCTCAAACTCCAGAAACAACCGCCCCAGTCCGGCCTCCTGCGCCACCTCCACCACAAGCTGGTAGCTGCCGCGCGGGGGGTACACGTTCAGCCTGCCCGCGCACATCATCTCCATGCCTTCGCGCATGGTCTGGGCAAGGCCGGGGCGCGGCCCCTCCTCATACACTTCGCCCGTCAGGGGATCAAAGCTCTCTTCCCCCCGCTGGTTGCCGCGAAACCACACGCACCCGAGCAGTGCATCCGCATCGCGCAGGGAAAAATACATATGCCCTGACCCGGCACGGGTAAGGTTGGTCACCTGCCCCCGCACCCACACGAACGGATACGTGCCCTCAAGCGTCCGCTTGACGGATTCCGTGAGTTCCCTGACCGTGTAGATGCGGCTCATGTCCCTGTTCCCGCCGGTTGTCCGTTCATGAAAAACGCTCCCGCCACCCCTTGGGCGGCAGGAGCGCGCAAACTCTGCAATGGCCGGATATCCGGGCGCAACGCCTTATGCGGCCCTGCTCCCGGCGTGCCCCTAATCGGTAATGCCCCATCCTGCGTACACGGCCTTTTTCCAGCCTGCAAACGCTTCGGCGAATCCCTGCACGGGCAGTTCGGCCTTTTCTCCGGTGCGACGGTCCTTAACCTCCACCACGCCTCTGGCAAGCCCCTTGCCGCCCACCACAATCTGCATGGGAATGCCGATCAAATCCGCATCCTTGAACTTCACGCCGGGACGCTCTTCACGGTCGTCCACCAGCACGTCCATGCCCTGTGCGGCAAGCAGCGTCTCTATCTCGTCCACCTTGGCGCACACGTCTTCGGTGCGGATGTCCAGATTCAGCACCAGTGCCTCAAAGGGAGCAATGGGCGGCGGAAACTTAATGCCGTCCGCGTCGTGGTTCTGTTCTATGCACGAGGCCACAACCCGCGAAACGCCTATGCCATAGCAGCCCATAAGCATGGTCTGCTCCCTGCCCTGCTCGTCCACATACTTGCAGTTCATGGCCTCGGAATACTTGGTGCCCAGCTTGAACACATGGCCCACTTCTATCCCCTTGGTCAGGGAAATGGCCCCGCCGCACTTGGGGCAGGCATCGCCTTCCGTAATGAGGCGCAGGTCCGCAAAACCGGCAAGCTTCACATCACGCTTAAGCGACACGTGCTTCAGATGCGTGTCCGCCTTGTTAGCACCGGTAATCCAGTCCGTGGCAAGACGCAGTTCATTGTCCGCCACTATACGCGATACCTGAATGCCCACAGGACCGGCATACCCCACCGGAGCGTTGGTCCACTTCTGCACCTGCTCGGGGGTGGCCATTTCCAGCGTATCGGCATGGAGCAGATTCTTCAGCTTAATATCATTAAGCTCGCGGTCGCCGCGCACAAGCGCCACCACGGGTTCACCGTCCGCAACGTAGATAAGGGTCTTGATAATGGCGGCGGGAGTCACATCAAGAAACGCCGCCACCTCTTCCACCGTGCACTTGCCGGGGGTAGCGGTTTCCTCAAAGGGAATATCCAGCCTGTCGCACTCGTCCCCCGTGCAGAAGACTTCGGCGCGTTCGATGTTGGCAGCGTAGGAGCATTCCTTGCACACCACCACCGTATCCTCGCCGGTATCGGCCAGCACCATGAATTCATGGGAAAAACTGCCGCCAATGGAGCCGCTGTCCGCCTCCACAGGGCGGAAGCTCAGGGCCATGCGGGAGAATATGGACATATAGGCATCGTACATAGCTTGGTAGCTGACATCCAGCCCCTGCTGGTCCCTGTCAAAGGAGTACGCATCCTTCATGATGAATTCACGCCCGCGCATCAGGCCGAACCGGGGGCGAATCTCATCCCGGAACTTGGTCTGTATCTGGTACAGATTCATGGGCAGCTGGCGGTAGGAACGCACTTCGCCGCGCACTATGTCGGTTATCACTTCCTCATGCGTGGGACCAAGGCAG containing:
- a CDS encoding polyprenyl synthetase family protein; this translates as MTPQEIKERLSACARTVEAYLARCLHGRGIPQGLLEAMEYSLLAGGKRLRPVLCMTAAGVMGLDGRTVLPFAAGIECIHTYSLIHDDLPAMDDDDLRRGKPSNHKMFGEATAILAGDGLLTEAFALMGTVAETVPADRVVRAMTEMAVAAGSGGMVGGQHLDMDYTARSGVSYDELRGMHAMKTGALIRAACVSGAMLAGADGDDVRRLRVYGESIGAAFQIVDDILDEVGDEAQLGKPVGSDAAQGKTTYPSLLGIARSREIAQEHVDRAVEHLRPYSGGDADFLRSLAQYIVDRVS
- a CDS encoding M23 family metallopeptidase; translated protein: MIGLALCLFSLSPVWAGAQSPERVSLAVPQEVFPGQPFVAEVVVAGWATKGQPLLPYPADGTSSGDDGAATGEHGQPPEVSVLWNGKTVPVQMDAHEGAWRGAVLLGVPHGSEQEPRTLRAVVRTAAGRETVERELSLLSRQYPEQHLNVDRKYVEVAQDDLDRHAAERARVVAALSRMEVLRQWELPMLRPVPGQVSSAYGLTRYFNGKPRKPHMGVDLRGAEGTAIRACADGEVVLAEDHFFAGKSVYIDHGQGVVSMYFHLSAIGVAPGDRVRRGEVVGMVGSTGRVTGPHLHFGLSVQGELVDPLPLLAAE
- the dxs gene encoding 1-deoxy-D-xylulose-5-phosphate synthase — translated: MTGSGMPKGLLGTIRSPRDVQSFDAVQLEQLAAELRQAIIQAVSHNGGHLAPSLGVVELTVAMLSCFNFEEDKVVWDVGHQAYAWKLLTGRSDCFHTLRTKGGVSGFPKMSESPYDHFGVGHSSTSISAALGMAMARDLACAKHEVMAVIGDGSMTAGLAFEGLNQAGHMDRKLLVILNDNEMSISRNVGALSHFLSRNLSSRWVRRFKKDVETVLGSVPGIGEEMLNYAKRSEHSLKSFFTPGMLFEAFHFNYMGPVNGHSIKDLQRAFELCKELDEPVLLHVMTQKGKGYPPAESNPTYFHGVGQFEPETGQAKKFAALSNLPSYTDVFGSALCRMARADKRIIAITAAMPEGTGTACFAEQFPERFVDVGICEQHAVTFAAGLATQGLRPFVAIYSTFLQRSYDQIVHDVCLQNLPVVFCLDRCGLVGEDGPTHHGVFDLSYLRHIPNLVVLVPGNESELADCMATALAHNGPVAIRYPRGAGYGVPLRAMPLIFPIGTGEVLEQGSKVAVVVVGSRVHPALEASREVAAQTGVQVTVFNARCVKPLPEQQLLEIARSHEKLLLIEENALIGGFSSGVLEFLADNDALNGLTVRRLGVPDAFVEHGLQKELRAMLGIDKCGIAATLRSMLE
- a CDS encoding proline--tRNA ligase: MRWSRFYIPTLKEAPSDAEVVSHKLLTRAGMIRKLTSGVYTYMPLGLRSISKAASIVRQEMDKAGANEVSMPMVQPADLWQESGRWDFYGPELLRFKDRHQRDCCLGPTHEEVITDIVRGEVRSYRQLPMNLYQIQTKFRDEIRPRFGLMRGREFIMKDAYSFDRDQQGLDVSYQAMYDAYMSIFSRMALSFRPVEADSGSIGGSFSHEFMVLADTGEDTVVVCKECSYAANIERAEVFCTGDECDRLDIPFEETATPGKCTVEEVAAFLDVTPAAIIKTLIYVADGEPVVALVRGDRELNDIKLKNLLHADTLEMATPEQVQKWTNAPVGYAGPVGIQVSRIVADNELRLATDWITGANKADTHLKHVSLKRDVKLAGFADLRLITEGDACPKCGGAISLTKGIEVGHVFKLGTKYSEAMNCKYVDEQGREQTMLMGCYGIGVSRVVASCIEQNHDADGIKFPPPIAPFEALVLNLDIRTEDVCAKVDEIETLLAAQGMDVLVDDREERPGVKFKDADLIGIPMQIVVGGKGLARGVVEVKDRRTGEKAELPVQGFAEAFAGWKKAVYAGWGITD
- the xseA gene encoding exodeoxyribonuclease VII large subunit is translated as MSRIYTVRELTESVKRTLEGTYPFVWVRGQVTNLTRAGSGHMYFSLRDADALLGCVWFRGNQRGEESFDPLTGEVYEEGPRPGLAQTMREGMEMMCAGRLNVYPPRGSYQLVVEVAQEAGLGRLFLEFEALKRSLAEKGYFDAQRKRPLPYHPARVAVVTAPTGAAIRDFLRIAGERGWGASIRVYPALVQGDAAPEQVARAIQQVNEHGWADVIALIRGGGSLEDLWTFNDERVASAIFSSRVPVISGVGHEVDVTIADLVADVRAATPTHAAQMLWPERAVLAQSVDELQMRLVRRWESTMREREATVAALGRGLAWLSPAERLRRLDERLAEFTGRLERGVQGVFVRADGRVQAVAARLKAAFGPQVAEQGQARVDALGERLHRAAAMKIFKGEQVFERLAVQLAALDPMRPLERGYSLVRKRDGTFLRSVEEVLPGDGVTIAVRDGVVQADVTGLARREKGKE
- a CDS encoding exodeoxyribonuclease VII small subunit translates to MAAKKENFEDQLKRLQSVVEQLERGDQPLEKGVALYKEGIALAKACRDQLEKARNEIALFSEGALQPFGVSEDAEDDPAGD
- a CDS encoding RNA polymerase sigma factor, which codes for MQNVLRGDVNAFESLVTRHRRHVARIVAGHVPYDRAEEVAHDAFVNAYRGLASYKGGDRFAGWLARIAVRCCYDFWREQYRSREVGAGNLSMDSVELMDRVMADTAMRTYQSEAGKAEAQEVLRWAMGQLSPEDRMVVTLTALEEKSVAEAADLLGWTQVNVKVRALRARRKLKDILGRAGITEVDYD